A DNA window from Rhipicephalus sanguineus isolate Rsan-2018 chromosome 8, BIME_Rsan_1.4, whole genome shotgun sequence contains the following coding sequences:
- the LOC119403449 gene encoding uncharacterized protein LOC119403449, which yields MGVSDNLLRYVQAFLSDRTFRVRIGGEISAPRSVNAGVPQGSVLSPFLFNLALARITDYLPRATAVEVRVAMYADDIALFACGPTSRGREVRASVQSYINAVDYFVSGIGLELSAEKTEALLVHPDPLARYQVAKLSLRGCQLPWQRRVRYLGLTIDHRLSWKPAIAEIRKGSRNIARVASCVLAGGKGCSPVLALRLYNAVATARTLYSVQLVGLKPIQWEALDVVHRGGVRRIFALPRTSPVGPTLAETNQLPLSLRAKAGALRHIHRMHQTQQGQQLAIRLLSRPNSGMGRHALEYAALVPEMPHCDWLPIPPHRDRGLAISTTVPGVRCKRRTPQCALQQETAVVIDGQLSGRVLIYTDGSVTMEGSAAAACVAPTLEVAGKCRLPIAASSTTAELAALDLAAEILAKFLPPTAAVLCDSRAALLALARGERGALIAQRLYRKFTVIQNSGCNLVFQWVPSHVGVQGNEAADALAKEGHDPRTFTTFVRVSDEARLIIARHVCSLHPDARVASGNPPRVLPRTGLNRRARAFLLRLRIGCSRTAERLFRLSGSGSPKCVQCPADETIDHILLQCPGYDDHRRRLFGAFSRLGLPHLCLDELLFPSAHHSKVLQACYALLDFFGDADLFTRL from the coding sequence ATGGGAGTGAGTGATAACCTCCTCAGGTATGTTCAGGCATTCCTGAGTGACCGCACTTTTCGCGTTCGCATTGGCGGGGAGATCAGCGCGCCTCGTTCGGTGAATGCCGGGGTGCCGCAGGGCAGCGTGTTGAGCCCCTTCCTGTTCAACCTTGCCCTTGCGCGCATCACCGACTACCTGCCGCGTGCCACGGCCGTCGAGGTGCGCGTTGCCATGtacgcggacgatatcgcgctgtTTGCGTGTGGGCCCACCTCGCGTGGCCGTGAAGTGCGCGCCAGTGTCCAGTCGTACATCAACGCGGTGGACTACTTCGTCAGCGGCATCGGGCTGGAGCTTTCCGCCGAAAAAACCGAGGCACTGCTCGTCCACCCGGATCCGCTGGCACGCTATCAGGTGGCAAAGCTTTCACTCCGAGGCTGTCAGCTCCCTTGGCAGCGCAGGGTGCGGTACCTCGGCCTCACCATCGATCATCGGCTCAGCTGGAAGCCTGCCATAGCAGAAATCCGCAAGGGTTCACGGAACATCGCCCGCGTGGCTTCCTGCGTGCTCGCCGGTGGCAAGGGCTGCTCCCCTGTACTGGCGCTGCGCCTGTACAACGCGGTCGCTACGGCCAGGACGCTGTACAGTGTTCAGCTCGTCGGGCTCAAGCCCATACAGTGGGAAGCACTCGACGTCGTCCACCGTGGAGGCGTGCGCCGCATCTTTGCGCTGCCTCGTACCTCGCCGGTTGGTCCCACCTTGGCGGAGACAAACCAGCTCCCACTCTCCTTGCGTGCCAAGGCCGGCGCTTTGAGGCACATTCACCGAATGCACCAGACTCAGCAGGGACAGCAGCTGGCCATCCGACTGCTCTCTCGCCCCAACTCCGGCATGGGTCGGCACGCTCTCGAGTACGCCGCACTCGTGCCTGAGATGCCACACTGCGACTGGCTACCCATCCCTCCACATCGGGACCGCGGCCTGGCGATATCAACCACCGTTCCCGGAGTGAGGTGCAAGAGGCGGACCCCACAGTGTGCGCTACAGCAAGAGACTGCTGTCGTGATTGACGGGCAACTTTCCGGTCGCGTCCTCATATACACCGATGGATCGGTGACAATGGAGGGATCAGCAGCCGCTGCCTGCGTTGCTCCCACCCTTGAGGTCGCCGGAAAATGTCGGCTCCCAATCGCCGCCTCCTCTACGACTGCCGAGCTCGCGGCACTTGACCTGGCGGCCGAGATACTGGCAAAGTTTCTCCCTCCGACGGCGGCAGTCCTGTGTGACTCGCGCGCCGCACTTCTGGCACTTGCGCGTGGAGAGCGGGGTGCCCTGATCGCGCAACGCCTCTACCGCAAGTTCACGGTGATTCAAAACAGCGGCTGCAATCTCGTCTTCCAGTGGGTGCCATCCCACGTTGGCGTACAGGGCAACGAGGCGGCCGACGCCCTCGCCAAGGAGGGCCACGATCCCCGCACGTTCACCACCTTCGTGCGTGTCAGCGACGAGGCTCGCCTCATCATCGCGCGTCACGTGTGCTCTCTGCATCCGGACGCGCGAGTGGCATCGGGGAACCCTCCGCGCGTACTTCCGAGGACTGGCCTCAATAGACGTGCGCGAGCGTTTCTCCTCCGTCTGCGCATCGGATGCAGCCGCACCGCTGAACGCCTCTTCCGGCTTTCTGGCAGCGGAAGCCCAAAGTGTGTGCAGTGCCCAGCGGACGAGACCATCGACCACATCCTGCTGCAGTGCCCGGGATACGATGATCATCGCCGTCGTCTGTTCGGAGCCTTCAGCAGACTGGGCTTGCCACACCTGTGCCTGGACGAACTTCTGTTCCCCAGCGCGCATCATTCTAAAGTCCTACAGGCGTGCTACGCGCTGTTGGATTTTTTCGGCGACGCCGACCTATTTACGCGCCTTTGA